Genomic segment of Candidatus Protochlamydia amoebophila UWE25:
CCTTTCTCTTCCATCCCTTCTTACCTGATTGCTCCTGCTACCCTTCCCTTTTTCAACCAATTTTCCGCACAGGAGGGATACCTTGTCGCCTGCGCCGCTTTTATAGAAAATGAAATGGTAGGATGCGCAGTAGCTCAAGTATTTTTTATCAATCAAACAGCACAACTATACTCTTTATTTGTCAAAGAAAAATTTAGAAAACAGGGACTTGGGCTTGCTCTTTTTCAATTTCTAGAAAACAATCTCAAACAAGAAAATAAGATATATGCCTTTGGCTTTGAATACGAAAAAAATGATCTATTTACCCCCGCCATAGAAAAAATTCTGTCTTATCAACAGTGGCTTCCACCCAAACTTTATCTGGTTCGTTGCCATTTTGATGCTTATACTTTCGATCCACCTTGGATTCATTTACCCACTCGTTTACCATCGACATTCAAACTTTTTAGTTGGCAGGAACTCACTCTTAAAGAGAAAGAATATATTCAATATAAGGCAGAGCAAGGACAATTCTTACCTAGTCTTTCGCCTTTTAAAGAAGAGGAGCACGTTCATTTAGGAACTAGTGTAGGCCTACGCTATTTGGACACCATTATTGGATGGTGTATCACTCATTCTGATAACCTTAACACCATCCGGTATAATACTCTTTACATCGACCATGCATTTTTACATTCTGGGTATGGAATACAAATCCTTAATGAGTCTATCCGCAGACACAAACGTTTACCCATTCCACAAGCTATTTTTGAAGCAAATATTGAAGAAATCGATCGCTCATGGCTTCGTTTCATAAAAAAACGACTGATTCCTCTTTCTTATCGTGTAGAAAGACTCAAATGGGCTTTTAATAGCTACGTTTAAGTCTTTAAAACAAAATATTTTCATTATAGAATTTCACGACCCATTTTTTTTTACTAACTTTAATGGCATGAGGGAGGAGTCGTTTTTCTATAAAACGAGCCCACGTAGAATTGATTTGTTCAGGTCGCACTTCAAATAAAGCTAATGGAATAGGATCTTCTCCATGCATCAATTGGTCATGTAATTTGATAGACTCAATTAATAACTGAATTCCATAACCAAAACGTTGCAAGTTTTTTTGTACGTATAAAATGGAATAACGAAGAGTATTTTCTAAACGATGAGTTACACACCAACCTATAAGCTGGGATTTATAGCGCAAACCCACACTAGTTCGATATTCAATTTTTTCTTCTCCGCGGAATGGCCAAAGTAAAGGAGGAATTTCATTGTTTTGCTTCATTTCTTGGAGAATGGAATGATCTTTGTCTGTTAAATCACTCCATTTAAAAAATTCTATGGTCTCTAAAGGGCGAAAGGGTAAATAAAGCCAGGAAGGATCAAATTGATAACTGTCAAAATAGTAACGAATTAAGTAAGGCTGAGGCACATGCCAGTTTTTTTGTCTTGCCAAAATTTTCTCAATGATGAGAGATTCTGGAAATAGGTCTTCATATTCAAAACCGACTGCCACCATTTTTTTTTCTTTTACTAAGAGATCGACTAAGTGTTCGAATAAAGTTTGTCCAACCTTTTGTTTTCTAAAAGGTTCTTGAACGAATAAAGAAAAAATTTGAGCTGTTTGATTTTTAAATAGTTGAGCAAAAATAAATCCAATTTTTTGTTCCTCAAAACATGCTTCAATACCTATATAATTGTTTTTTTGTTTTAAATGATTTCTTGCTATGGGAATTGTTAAAACTTGATAGTTCAATAATTCAGAATGGTTTTGTTGAGAAAATATAATTATATTGTATTTGATATTCATAATTTTATTAAATATTAATATTTTTATTTATTTTTACACAACTAACTAAAATAAAATTAATTCTATGTTAAAATAAAAATAAGCGCATAGAATTATTATTATTTCTGACAATTAATTAACTTTATTACTCGTTCATAATAGACATTGTTTTTGATTGGCGAGGAAAATCTGAGACACATACACAAGGAGAATGGTCATGTCAGATATTAACAACATTGGTGGATCCACTCAAGGCCTGCAATCTTACTCTTCTTATACAGATAACCCCGTTTTTCAAAGCCTTCCATCTTCGGTTCAAGATAGCCTAATTCAATCTTTCACAAAAGAAGAATTAAATAAACGATTTGCA
This window contains:
- a CDS encoding GNAT family N-acetyltransferase, whose amino-acid sequence is MTPSFSIKKIPFSSIPSYLIAPATLPFFNQFSAQEGYLVACAAFIENEMVGCAVAQVFFINQTAQLYSLFVKEKFRKQGLGLALFQFLENNLKQENKIYAFGFEYEKNDLFTPAIEKILSYQQWLPPKLYLVRCHFDAYTFDPPWIHLPTRLPSTFKLFSWQELTLKEKEYIQYKAEQGQFLPSLSPFKEEEHVHLGTSVGLRYLDTIIGWCITHSDNLNTIRYNTLYIDHAFLHSGYGIQILNESIRRHKRLPIPQAIFEANIEEIDRSWLRFIKKRLIPLSYRVERLKWAFNSYV
- a CDS encoding GNAT family N-acetyltransferase, giving the protein MNIKYNIIIFSQQNHSELLNYQVLTIPIARNHLKQKNNYIGIEACFEEQKIGFIFAQLFKNQTAQIFSLFVQEPFRKQKVGQTLFEHLVDLLVKEKKMVAVGFEYEDLFPESLIIEKILARQKNWHVPQPYLIRYYFDSYQFDPSWLYLPFRPLETIEFFKWSDLTDKDHSILQEMKQNNEIPPLLWPFRGEEKIEYRTSVGLRYKSQLIGWCVTHRLENTLRYSILYVQKNLQRFGYGIQLLIESIKLHDQLMHGEDPIPLALFEVRPEQINSTWARFIEKRLLPHAIKVSKKKWVVKFYNENILF